From a region of the Calliphora vicina chromosome 4, idCalVici1.1, whole genome shotgun sequence genome:
- the LOC135958745 gene encoding mucin-2 yields MLSKVLKCLVLLFPVFLPAQAFWWRAPTTEPPPPAPPLMKQIPLTYFRTYTYQQPMPANQVQFPLLSSTDYITNFGALGNSPYLNPMMPQVMPMGMPTNNEILVDVKPERNYAGINLVRSLGGVIPAPLPLTTTTTPEPTTTTTTTTTPEPTTTTTTTTEAPTTMAPEPPATVMPLIQTDALVNIEASYPAFNRKVFTNHFNINYNRPAYPYPEYSLYKPNSPPTNEENQLPPNVEFVPCMCPINIQNNGFPSPYQTGAMPSLTGNPSNSIFLAQGRTNVEAETSLDLPVSNQPLNIELQSAAEASNLVDDLHMVKLVDDEETATQSNLA; encoded by the exons CTACTTTTCCCCGTTTTTCTACCCGCTCAAGCATTCTGGTGGCGTGCACCCACCAC TGAGCCACCACCACCGGCGCCACCCCTAATGAAACAAATACCCCTGACCTATTTTCGCACTTACACCTATCAGCAACCCATGCCCGCCAATCAAGTGCAGTTTCCTCTGCTAAGTTCCACCGACTATATTACAAATTTCGGAGCCTTAGGCAATTCACCGTATTTAAATCCCATGATGCCGCAAGTAATGCCCATGGGTATGCCcacaaataatgaaattttagtgGATGTTAAGCCCGAGAGAAACTATGCAGGTATTAATTTGGTAAGATCTCTGGGAGGAGTAATACCAGCACCCTTGCCTTTAACTACAACTACCACACCGGAGCCTACCACCACTACCACCACAACTACAACGCCGGAACCCACTACTACCACCACAACTACCACAGAAGCTCCCACCACTATGGCGCCAGAACCTCCGGCCACCGTTATGCCCTTAATACAAACCGATGCCCTGGTTAATATAGAAGCCAGCTATCCCGCTTTTAATCGCAAGGTCTTTACCAATCACTTTAATATTAACTACAATCGTCCTGCTTACCCCTATCCTGAATACTCGCTGTACAAACCCAATTCACCACCCACCAACGAAGAAAACCAACTGCCTCCTAATGTGGAATTTGTGCCCTGCATGTGCCCCATCAATATACAAAATAATGGCTTTCCCTCACCCTATCAAACCGGCGCTATGCCTTCCCTTACCGGCAATCCCTCGAATTCTATATTTCTAGCTCAGGGTAGAACAAATGTTGAAGCAGAAACTTCTTTGGATTTACCAGTCTCCAATCAGCCTTTGAATATTGAGTTACAATCGGCAGCCGAAGCTTCCAATTTAGTGGATGATTTGCATATGGTGAAATTGGTGGATGATGAGGAAACGGCCACTCAAAGTAATTTAGCGTGA